One window from the genome of Hydra vulgaris chromosome 02, alternate assembly HydraT2T_AEP encodes:
- the LOC100210204 gene encoding E3 ubiquitin-protein ligase TRIM71, with protein sequence MEKLDDKCNRIELQKKEKDIDITCYICKQTFRYPRVLDCLHTFCEECCANNINKIDHELGERSIIKCQRCFEVTILPDNDLQMLPYNFFANNAIDFLLIQSAKENAILCTCCSDESDAVSRCVECSEFLCLKCVTAHKRIRVTKDHKVIDLDTLRYDKSSVHRPVHCLFHEQEAFAFYCEDCDDIICNECTILQHRGHRYEKLKEALKNKKPYMMSILEDNESKKIRPIERAIDEVQDMAARLHARTVATKQAVKNCTAQCIRAIEFRCHELLSTVDAIYSNKSRLLYEQQLGLQLRLMKNKTANDFVNYALKNGSEAEIFELLDVMKIRLEYLNKEELEYKEPHENDVIDHLFDFDSVENIANNLGEISTSAIFLTNTIVSGQGLRTGKVGIETFFIVKVFDRFGSPCIETTTNDAIRVKIQAPEGFYVNNKILNNNDGSYCIRYTPVTRGKYNITIKIRGRQFPNSNHTVRVYDGIDYLKIENTYLNFGVLGNKPCEMNLPWAIAIHEDGRMFVTDHGNNRVQVFNELGKFITEFGSKGSKDGQFLGPTGIAIDQNGCIFVSDWENHRVQQFNQNGVFMGKFGLKGREKGQLLHPAGLAIDKNGCVIVADRDNHRLQIFASDGRPISVIGSYGNECGQLDSPTHVAIMDDNLYIVSDAGNDRLVLFEESGRFNSFFGSKGSDPGFFNRPSGVVVDKEGYIILGDLYNHRIQIFDPELKYYCHFGGEGNQDKQFRYPSGIALTNEGRVAIVDRYNHRVQVF encoded by the exons ATGGAGAAGCTTGACGATAAATGTAACAGAATTgagttacaaaaaaaagaaaaggataTTGACATCACGTGTTAcatttgtaaacaaactttcCGTTATCCAAGAGTTTTAGATTGTTTGCATACGTTTTGCGAAGAGTGTTGTGCcaacaatatcaataaaatagatCATGAACTTGGAGAGCGTAGTATAATTAAATGTCAACGTTGTTTTGAAGTCACTATACTTCCTGATAACGATCTTCAAATGCTTCCTTATAACTTCTTTGCTAATAATGCTATTGACTTTCTCCTCATACAAAGCGCAAAAGAAAATGCTATTTTATGCACGTGCTGTAGCGATGAATCTGACGCAGTATCAAGATGTGTAGAATGTTCagagtttttatgtttaaaatgtgTTACGGCTCACAAAAGGATTCGTGTAACAAAAGATCATAAGGTTATAGACTTAGATACACTCCGTTATGATAAAAGTTCTGTACATCGTCCGGTGCATTGCTTATTTCATGAACAAGAAGCATTTGCATTTTACTGCGAAGATTGCGATGATATTATTTGTAACGAGTGTACAATCCTTCAACATAGAGGTCATAGGTATGAAA AGCTTAAGGAAgcgttaaaaaataagaaaccaTACATGATGTCAATTTTGGAAGATAACGAATCTAAGAAAATTCGTCCTATCGAACGTGCAATTGACGAAGTTCAAGACATGGCTGCAAGGTTACACGCACGTACGGTGGCAACAAAACAAGCAGTTAAAAATTGCACTGCTCAATGTATAAGGGCAATAGAGTTTCGCTGTCACGAACTACTTTCAACAGTTGATGCAATTTACTCAAACAAGAGTAGGTTGCTTTATGAACAACAACTTGGTCTACAACTTcgattaatgaaaaataaaactgctAATGACTTTGTAAACTACGCTCTCAAAAATGGAAGCGAAGCAGAAATATTTGAACTTTTAGATGTTATGAAAATACGATTGgagtatttaaataaagaagaacTAGAGTACAAAGAGCCGCATGAAAATGATGTCATAGACCATTTGTTTGACTTTGATTCTGTTGAAAACATTGCAAATAATTTAGGCGAAATTTCAACATCGgccatttttttaacaaacacgATAGTTAGCGGCCAGGGTTTACGCACTGGAAAGGTTGGGATTGAGACATTCtttattgttaaagtttttgatCGCTTTGGATCTCCTTGCATAGAGACAACAACCAATGACGCAATTAGAGTTAAAATCCAAGCTCCTGAAGGTTTTTacgttaataacaaaattttaaacaataacgaTGGATCTTACTGTATCCGGTATACACCAGTAACTCGGGGGAAATATAACATCACTATTAAGATTAGGGGCCGTCAATTTCCAAACAGTAACCATACTGTTAGGGTTTACGATGGTATAGATTATTTAAAg ATTGAGAACACGTACTTAAATTTTGGTGTTCTAGGCAACAAACCTTGTGAAATGAATCTACCTTGGGCAATCGCTATTCACGAGGATGGTAGAATGTTTGTTACTGATCATGGTAATAATCGTGTGCAAGTTTTTAATGAATTAGGTAAGTTTATTACTGAATTTGGTTCAAAGGGTTCAAAAGATGGACAGTTTCTTGGACCCACCGGCATTGCTATAGATCAAAACGGGTGTATTTTTGTTTCCGATTGGGAGAATCATCGAGTTCAGCAGTTCAATCAAAATGGAGTGTTTATGGGAAAGTTTGGATTAAAAG GACGCGAAAAAGGTCAACTACTACATCCAGCTGGCTTAGCCATTGACAAAAATGGATGTGTTATAGTTGCAGATAGAGACAACCAtcgtttacaaatatttgcatCTGATGGAAGACCAATATCAGTAATTGGCAGTTACGGAAACGAATGTGGTCAATTAGATTCTCCAACACATGTTGCAATAATGGATGACAATTTATACATTGTTTCAGACGCTGGGAATGACCGTTTGGTACTCTTTGAAGAATCTGGTCGTTTTAATTCTTTCTTTGGTTCCAAAGGAAGTGATCCAGGTTTTTTTAATCGACCATCAGGAGTTGTAGTTGACAAAGAGGGTTATATAATATTAGGCGATTTGTATAATCATCGAATACAAATATTTGACCCAGAACTAAAATACTATTGTCACTTTGGGGGAGAAGGAAATCAGGATAAGCAGTTCCGCTATCCATCTGGTATAGCGTTAACAAATGAAGGTAGAGTTGCTATAGTTGATCGTTACAACCATAGAGttcaagtattttag